The genomic interval GCGACGAGATCGTCAGCTCCAGCCACATCCGCGGCCTCATCCTCGGGGGCGCCGTCCGGTATGCCGACCAGCTGCTCGTGGAGCCGTTCGTGCTCGACGGCGAGGTCTCCCACGGCGAGAAGCGCGGGCGCACGCTCGGCTTCCCGACCGCGAACCTCGTGCCGCCCGACGGCTACGTCGTCCCCGGTCACGGCGTGTACGCGTGCCGCGTGCGGCTGCCGGACGGCAGCTGGCACGCCGCCGCGACGAACGTCGGCGTGCGCCCGCAGTTCGAGACCGGGCTCGGCGAGCTGATCGAGGCGTACCTCATCGACTTCAGCGGCGACCTCTACGGCCAGCGGATCCGCGTCGAGTTCCTCGAGCGGCTGCGCGGCGAGAAGCGCTTCGACTCCGTCGAGGCGCTCGTGGAGCAGATGCACGCGGACGTCGACCGGGCGCGGGACGTCGCCGCACAGCGCTCCTGACGCCCGGGCTGCTAGCCTCCCCCGTCGCATATGAGCACCCTGACCCCCGAGCGCAAGCAGCAGATCGTCGAGCAGTTCGGCGCGAACCCGCAGGACACGGGCAACACCCGCGTCCAGGTCGCGCTGCTGACGGAGCGCATCAACCTCCTCACGGAGCATCTGCGCACCCACAAGCACGATCACCACTCGCGCCGCGGGCTCCTCATGCTCGTCGGTCAGCGCCGCAACCTCCTGAACTACCTCGAGAAGAAGAACCTCGAGGGGTACCGCGCGCTCATCAAGGAGCTCGGCCTGCGCAAGTAGGCCGCGGCCGCCCGCCGGGCGGCCGTCCACCCGCCCGCTCCGCTAGGTTGCGGGCGTGTCCATCATCGCACCCGGAACCCCGGTCCCCGCGTTCACGCTCAAGCGTGGCGACGGCGGCGACTTCACGAACGCCGACCTCGAGGGGAAGACGACCGTCCTGGTCTTCTACCCGTTCGCCTTCAGCCCGGTCTGCAACGACCAGTTCCAGGTCTACGAGGAGGTCCTGGACGAGTTCACCGCCAAGGGCGCGACGCTCTACGGGGTCTCGACCGACGCGACGTGGTCGCAGGGCGCCTTCAAGGAGAAGCTCGGCGTCAGCATCGAGATGCTGTCGGACTTCGAGCCCAAGGGCGAGACGGCGAAGAAGCTCGGCGCCTACTTCGAGCCCGCCGGCATGACGAACCGCGCGCTCGTCGTGATCGGCCCGGACGGCGTGGTGGCCTGGTCGCACCTGGCCGACTCCCCGGGCGACCTGCCCGGCGCGAACCTCATCTTCGACGGCCTCGACGCCGTCTCCGCCTAGGCCGAGGCCGGGACCGCGGCGCGGCGGGCGATGTCCGCCGCGACCAGCGCCGGGGTGACGCGCGCGCGGTGCTCGAAGATCGCCTCGACGTCGCGGCGCACGAACAGCGTGTGCGCGAGGTCCCCGAGCGGACCGAACCCGATCGCGTAGCGGACCGTGTCGGTCATCTCGGTGCGGTCGTCCCCGACCGGCTCGAAGGTGTGGGTGTGGTGCCACAGCGCGTACGGCCCGCGCAGCTGCGTGTCGACGAACGAGGGCGTGCGCGCGTCGGCGTCCCAGCGCTGGATCAGCGTCTGCCAGCGGATCGGCAGGCCGTGGATGCGCAGCCGGTACTCGATCAGGGTGCCGACGGCCATCTCGATCGGGGCGGGCGTGATGACCCGGAACCGCAGCAGCGGCGGGGTGATCGCCTCGAGGTTCGTGGCGTCGGCGAAGAACGGGAAGACCTCCGCCGGGGTCCCGTCGAGCACCTGGCGCCGCTGCAGGGTGTGGATGCGCATGCCCGCAGGCTACGGCGTCTAGGCTCTGGCCGATGACGGACCTGCGCAGCGCTCCCGCCCCGGGGCCGCGGGAGGACGACCACGTCCGGGGGCCCGCCGACGCACCGCTGGTGATCGCCTACGCCGACTTCTCCTGCCCGCGCTGCGCGGTCGCCTGGGAGCGGCTGCGGGAGGGGGAGATCCGGCTCGTGTTCCGCCACTTCGCGCTGCGCACGAAGCACCCGCGCGCCGTCCCGCTGGCGCTCGCCGCGGAGGCGGCGGCCTGCCAGGGCCGCTTCTGGGAGCTGCACGACCGCCTGTACGCCGACCAGGGCCGCCAGGACGACCCGCACCTGTGGGCGCACGTGCAGGACCTCGGGCTCGACCTCGACCGCTTCGAGGCCGACCGCCGCTCCGACGCGGTGGCCGCCCGCGTCCGCGCGCACGTCACCGAGGCGCTGCGCGCGGGCGTGACCGCGACCCCGACGCTCGTGGTCGACGGCACGCTGCATCCCGGTGCTCCGGAACGCGCGTGGTTGCGCACGTTGCGCCGCCCGACCGACTACACTTAAGCGGTTCGGATCCAAAGAGACGCAAAGACGCGGCCCGCCGACCGAAGGGCGAGGCCAGAAGGGACGTACCACATATGAGCAGCTTCGCTGCCACCACGGTCACCGTCGAGATCGGTGGTTCCACGATCTCGTTCGAGACGGGACGCCTGGCCAAGCAGGCCGGCGGCTCGGTCCTCGTGACCCAGGGCGACACGCTCGTCCTCTGCACCGCCACCGCCGGCGGTGAGCGCGACGTCGACTTCCTCCCGCTGACGGTCGAGGTCGAGGAGCGCCAGTACGCCGCGGGCAAGA from Paraconexibacter algicola carries:
- a CDS encoding SRPBCC family protein → MRIHTLQRRQVLDGTPAEVFPFFADATNLEAITPPLLRFRVITPAPIEMAVGTLIEYRLRIHGLPIRWQTLIQRWDADARTPSFVDTQLRGPYALWHHTHTFEPVGDDRTEMTDTVRYAIGFGPLGDLAHTLFVRRDVEAIFEHRARVTPALVAADIARRAAVPASA
- a CDS encoding redoxin domain-containing protein encodes the protein MSIIAPGTPVPAFTLKRGDGGDFTNADLEGKTTVLVFYPFAFSPVCNDQFQVYEEVLDEFTAKGATLYGVSTDATWSQGAFKEKLGVSIEMLSDFEPKGETAKKLGAYFEPAGMTNRALVVIGPDGVVAWSHLADSPGDLPGANLIFDGLDAVSA
- a CDS encoding DsbA family protein; this translates as MTDLRSAPAPGPREDDHVRGPADAPLVIAYADFSCPRCAVAWERLREGEIRLVFRHFALRTKHPRAVPLALAAEAAACQGRFWELHDRLYADQGRQDDPHLWAHVQDLGLDLDRFEADRRSDAVAARVRAHVTEALRAGVTATPTLVVDGTLHPGAPERAWLRTLRRPTDYT
- the rpsO gene encoding 30S ribosomal protein S15 — protein: MSTLTPERKQQIVEQFGANPQDTGNTRVQVALLTERINLLTEHLRTHKHDHHSRRGLLMLVGQRRNLLNYLEKKNLEGYRALIKELGLRK
- a CDS encoding bifunctional riboflavin kinase/FAD synthetase, which translates into the protein MKVTHLPDAEPRERRVAVGMFDGVHRGHREVIAGADTVLTFDPHPSSVVAPHAVPPLLTTLERKAELVGGLGIQELVVIPFDRDFASRSAASFVDDVLVGALGATHVSVGENFAYGHKAQGTTAQLEADPRFETRVVPLLEVGDEIVSSSHIRGLILGGAVRYADQLLVEPFVLDGEVSHGEKRGRTLGFPTANLVPPDGYVVPGHGVYACRVRLPDGSWHAAATNVGVRPQFETGLGELIEAYLIDFSGDLYGQRIRVEFLERLRGEKRFDSVEALVEQMHADVDRARDVAAQRS